A single Cryptosporangium minutisporangium DNA region contains:
- a CDS encoding STAS domain-containing protein, with translation MTRLELNDELTIVTAAETVERLKPYLATGTNLELDLSAVTDIDTAGLQILLVAKREAERLGATVTLAGTSPIVRNLLEFTRLTRELEH, from the coding sequence GTGACCCGTCTGGAACTGAACGACGAGCTGACGATCGTCACCGCTGCGGAGACGGTCGAGCGGCTGAAGCCCTACCTCGCCACCGGGACCAACCTCGAGCTGGACCTCTCCGCGGTCACGGACATCGACACCGCTGGGTTGCAGATCCTGCTGGTGGCGAAGCGGGAAGCCGAGCGGCTGGGGGCGACGGTCACGCTCGCCGGCACGAGCCCGATCGTGCGCAACCTCCTGGAATTCACCCGACTGACCCGCGAGCTGGAGCACTGA
- a CDS encoding chemotaxis protein CheA yields the protein MSMDDEYGHALDVFVTEARDLVQDVEDGFLRLEGSSAGSETVNALFRAVHTLKGSSGMFGLGHIVEFTHVIETMLDLVRRGELAVTPEMVSALLPCGDHILNLVEGVASGRSQATPEEQSTSAMLLSRLEPFLPGAEAAAVPDASAAPSSEPSDSELDDDERSWHLSLRFGEDSLRNGMDPLAFLRYLATVGTVLDLQVRSDSLPPLAELNPETCYLGFEVDYVTTVPKADIESIFEFVREDSDIRITPAAEQVDSYVKLIGTLPESDRIGDILIRSGAATEREIADAMRLQQERSRSANAIVPLGEILVEQNIVPRQVVDAALGKQRKAGETRAQQDTQTLRVDAARLDRLIDLVGELVIAQASAGVVCMTDAGDRSGVAEAQSEVMRLVEEVRDSALSLRMVPIGTTFRRFERVVRDVSVELQKEVGLVVTGGDAEVDKALVERIGDPLVHLVRNSLDHGIEPPAERLRRGKPARGTLRLNAFHDAGSIVIEVADDGRGLDRDKILERAIERGLVEPGAVLTDAEVYELIFEPGFSTAATVSNLSGRGVGMDVVRRNVTALRGTIEVETSLGVGTTMRIRLPLTLAIIEGFLVGVGSRYFIVPLDRVTECVELPPGAIVPGVGSRDVMDLRGEVLPFIRLRTMFGIDGQPARRQSVVVVEQSGQRTGLVVDALMGEFQTVIKPLGPLFSRAKCISGATILGNGEVALILDVGPLVVGQTERERVLHAGATAVA from the coding sequence ATGAGCATGGACGACGAGTACGGTCACGCTCTCGACGTCTTCGTTACCGAAGCCCGTGACCTCGTACAAGACGTCGAAGATGGCTTTCTCCGCCTGGAGGGCAGCTCGGCCGGGTCCGAGACGGTCAACGCCCTGTTCCGGGCCGTGCACACGCTCAAGGGCTCGTCCGGGATGTTCGGGCTCGGGCACATCGTCGAGTTCACCCACGTCATCGAGACGATGCTCGACCTGGTGCGACGCGGAGAGCTGGCGGTGACACCCGAAATGGTGAGCGCGCTGCTGCCCTGCGGTGACCACATCCTCAACCTGGTGGAAGGCGTCGCGAGCGGGCGGTCACAGGCCACGCCGGAGGAGCAGAGCACCAGCGCGATGCTGCTGAGCAGGCTCGAACCGTTCCTGCCCGGCGCCGAGGCCGCGGCGGTGCCGGACGCGTCGGCCGCTCCGTCGTCCGAGCCGTCCGACTCCGAGCTGGACGACGACGAGCGGTCGTGGCACCTGAGCCTGCGCTTCGGCGAGGACAGCCTGCGCAACGGCATGGACCCGCTGGCGTTCCTGCGCTACCTGGCGACCGTCGGTACCGTCCTCGACCTCCAGGTCCGGTCCGACTCGCTGCCGCCGCTGGCCGAGCTGAACCCCGAGACGTGCTACCTCGGGTTCGAGGTCGACTACGTCACGACCGTGCCGAAGGCCGACATCGAGAGCATCTTCGAGTTCGTCCGCGAGGACAGCGACATCCGGATCACTCCCGCGGCCGAGCAGGTCGACTCGTACGTGAAGCTGATCGGGACGCTGCCGGAGAGCGACCGGATCGGCGACATCCTGATCCGCAGCGGGGCGGCGACCGAGCGGGAGATCGCCGACGCCATGCGCCTCCAGCAGGAGCGCTCCCGCAGCGCCAACGCGATCGTGCCGCTCGGCGAAATCCTGGTCGAGCAGAACATCGTTCCTCGCCAGGTCGTCGACGCCGCGCTCGGCAAGCAGCGCAAGGCCGGCGAGACCCGCGCCCAGCAGGACACCCAGACGCTCCGCGTGGACGCCGCCCGACTGGACCGGCTCATCGACCTGGTCGGCGAACTGGTCATCGCCCAGGCGAGTGCCGGGGTCGTGTGCATGACCGACGCGGGCGACCGGTCCGGCGTGGCGGAAGCGCAGAGCGAGGTCATGCGCCTGGTCGAGGAGGTGCGGGACAGCGCGCTCTCGCTACGGATGGTGCCGATCGGGACGACGTTCCGCCGGTTCGAGCGCGTCGTCCGGGACGTCAGCGTCGAACTGCAGAAGGAAGTCGGCCTGGTCGTGACCGGCGGGGACGCCGAGGTCGACAAGGCGCTGGTCGAGCGGATCGGTGACCCGCTCGTCCACCTGGTGCGCAACTCGCTGGATCACGGCATCGAGCCGCCGGCCGAGCGGCTGCGGCGGGGAAAGCCCGCCCGCGGCACGCTCCGCCTCAACGCGTTCCACGACGCCGGGAGCATCGTCATCGAGGTCGCCGACGACGGGCGCGGGCTCGACCGGGACAAGATCCTGGAACGGGCGATCGAGCGTGGGCTGGTCGAACCGGGCGCGGTGTTGACCGACGCCGAGGTCTACGAGCTGATCTTCGAGCCGGGCTTCTCGACGGCGGCGACCGTGTCGAACCTGTCCGGCCGGGGCGTGGGCATGGACGTGGTGCGCCGTAACGTCACGGCGCTGCGGGGCACGATCGAGGTCGAGACCTCGCTGGGCGTCGGAACCACGATGCGGATTCGGCTGCCGCTGACGCTCGCGATCATCGAGGGCTTCCTCGTCGGCGTGGGTTCGCGGTACTTCATCGTCCCGCTCGACCGGGTGACCGAGTGCGTGGAGCTGCCACCCGGCGCCATCGTTCCGGGCGTGGGGAGCCGGGACGTCATGGATCTGCGCGGTGAGGTGCTGCCCTTCATCCGGCTGCGGACGATGTTCGGCATCGACGGGCAGCCGGCGCGGCGGCAGAGCGTCGTCGTGGTCGAGCAGTCCGGTCAGCGGACGGGGCTGGTGGTGGACGCGCTGATGGGCGAGTTCCAGACCGTGATCAAGCCACTCGGGCCGCTGTTCTCGCGGGCGAAGTGCATCAGCGGCGCGACGATTCTCGGCAACGGCGAGGTGGCGCTCATTCTCGACGTCGGCCCGCTGGTTGTGGGTCAGACCGAACGTGAGCGCGTCCTGCACGCCGGCGCGACCGCGGTGGCTTAG
- the rarD gene encoding EamA family transporter RarD: MTEQRRGLLYGLAAYTAWGAFPLYFKLLKPAGALEILAHRIVWSLVTVGVLILVLRRWRWFRTAGPRTLGLLTIGAVLIAVNWYTYIYGVNSDHVVETALGYFINPLISVLFGVVLLSERLRRTQWIALAIGAAAVVVLTVDYGRPPWIAVTLAVSFGLYGLCKKVAGAPAVEGLTTESLVLVLPALGYLLWLAWQGDAQFGHVSVGHTVLMIVSGALTAGPLLAFAAAANRIPLATIGVLQYLTPTLQFLLGVTVLGEHMPTARWAGFGLVWLALVVFTLDTVLAARRPAQRDPDADAKPPRSRRRAGRAHVRSDPQPAGRRRE, from the coding sequence GCGTTCCCGCTCTACTTCAAGCTCCTGAAACCGGCCGGAGCGCTGGAGATCCTCGCCCACCGCATCGTCTGGTCGCTGGTCACGGTCGGCGTACTGATCCTGGTCCTGCGGCGCTGGCGCTGGTTCCGCACGGCAGGGCCGCGGACGCTGGGCCTGCTGACGATCGGCGCCGTCCTGATCGCGGTCAACTGGTACACCTACATCTACGGCGTCAACTCCGACCACGTCGTCGAGACCGCGCTGGGGTACTTCATCAACCCGCTGATCTCGGTGCTGTTCGGGGTCGTCCTGCTCTCCGAGCGTCTGCGCCGGACACAGTGGATCGCGTTGGCGATCGGCGCGGCGGCGGTCGTCGTGCTCACGGTCGACTACGGGCGACCGCCCTGGATCGCGGTCACGCTCGCGGTGAGCTTCGGCCTCTACGGGCTCTGCAAGAAGGTCGCGGGGGCGCCGGCTGTCGAAGGCCTCACCACCGAGTCGTTGGTGCTGGTGCTGCCCGCGTTGGGCTACCTGCTGTGGTTGGCGTGGCAAGGGGACGCCCAGTTCGGGCACGTCTCCGTCGGCCACACCGTCCTGATGATCGTGTCCGGGGCGCTGACCGCCGGTCCGCTGCTGGCGTTCGCCGCCGCCGCCAACCGGATCCCGCTGGCGACCATCGGTGTGCTGCAGTACCTGACGCCGACACTGCAGTTCCTGCTCGGCGTCACGGTGCTCGGCGAGCACATGCCGACCGCGCGCTGGGCCGGGTTCGGGCTGGTGTGGCTCGCGCTGGTGGTGTTCACCCTCGACACCGTCCTGGCCGCGAGGCGGCCCGCTCAGCGCGACCCGGACGCGGACGCTAAGCCACCGCGGTCGCGCCGGCGTGCAGGACGCGCTCACGTTCGGTCTGACCCACAACCAGCGGGCCGACGTCGAGAATGA